The following proteins are encoded in a genomic region of Brachypodium distachyon strain Bd21 chromosome 1, Brachypodium_distachyon_v3.0, whole genome shotgun sequence:
- the LOC104582483 gene encoding zinc finger BED domain-containing protein RICESLEEPER 2 translates to MAEETGNETQVVVANEVVDPSNEIVDPSNEVVHDDELVQADELTQGEELTHGEELLEGHEMVVAEVTTPKTARRRRKKSLVWEHFTIEDAPGGATRACCKLCKQTFAYSSGSKIAGTSHLKRHITLGSCPKIKNQEHKLALVSAAGTDNDGEGTVERRAKRRYRYTGYANASFDQDRSCSYLAKMIILHDYPLHIVQQPAFTVFIDSLQPRFRVVDVDAMEGEVYAVYQKEKESLLQALSSMPGRISLTIGLWTTSQTLGYVSLAGQFIDSEWKLHRRMLNFMMVSSPHSENALSEAISTSLTDWSMKEKLFTITLDNDCSSHDIYSANLRDYLSNKNDLMLKGQLFVVRCYAHILNAVAQDVIASIHGVIYNIRESIKFIKASPSREEKFAEIALQLEIPSTKTLCLDVTTQWNTTYLMLLAALDYKQAFTTLETCDDNYNEAPSAEDWKKVEAACNYLKLLYDSAHSIMAAANPTSNIFFHEAWKLQLELANSIGHEDPVFSGIAKDMHERFDKYWKDCNLVLAVAVVMDPRFKMKLVEFSYSKIYGIEAAKYVKVVNDSVHELYKDYVAQPLPLTPAYVEQGETTNNAAANGNNPRATQPSTGDGLLDFDMYLSEIATSQPSKSELEQYLDESLTPRIQEFDILNWWKLNTLKFPTLSKMARDILAIPMSMVTIGSSIFSAGTGSHMLDDYRSSLRPEIVEALVCTKDWLQYTTTASETPSSAIVKAE, encoded by the coding sequence ATGGCTGAGGAAACTGGCAACGAGACTCAGGTGGTTGTAGCTAATGAGGTTGTTGACCCCAGTAATGAGATTGTTGACCCCAGTAATGAGGTAGTCCATGATGATGAATTGGTCCAAGCTGATGAGCTGACTCAAGGCGAGGAGTTAACACATGGTGAAGAGTTGCTCGAAGGACATGAGATGGTCGTTGCTGAGGTGACCACCCCAAAAACCGCGAGGCGCCGGAGAAAAAAGTCCCTGGTGTGGGAGCACTTCACAATTGAAGATGCTCCTGGAGGGGCCACAAGGGCATGCTGCAAACTGTGCAAGCAAACCTTTGCTTACAGCTCTGGTTCTAAAATTGCAGGAACTAGTCATCTCAAGAGGCACATCACCTTAGGTTCATGTCCTAAGATAAAAAACCAAGAGCATAAGCTAGCACTGGTTTCAGCAGCAGGGACTGACAATGATGGTGAGGGTACTGTGGAGCGACGGGCTAAGAGGCGTTACAGATATACTGGCTATGCAAATGCGTCTTTTGATCAAGATCGCAGTTGTTCATACCTGGCGAAGATGATAATTTTGCATGACTACCCACTCCACATTGTTCAGCAGCCAGCCTTCACTGTTTTCATTGATAGTCTGCAGCCTCGTTTCAGGGTTGTAGATGTTGATGCAATGGAGGGGGAAGTGTATGCTGTATatcagaaagaaaaggagagccTTCTGCAAGCATTGAGCAGTATGCCTGGAAGGATAAGCCTCACTATTGGATTGTGGACAACTAGTCAAACTCTTGGTTATGTTTCACTTGCTGGGCAGTTTATTGACTCTGAATGGAAATTGCATCGAAGAATGCTTAACTTCATGATGGTTTCTTCTCCTCATTCGGAGAATGCGCTTAGTGAAGCTATTAGCACAAGCCTTACTGACTGGAGTATGAAGGAGAAGCTATTCACGatcacattggataatgattGCTCGTCGCATGATATCTATAGTGCTAATCTGAGGGATTATCTGTCCAATAAGAATGACCTCATGCTTAAGGGCCAGCTATTTGTTGTCAGGTGCTATGCCCATATTCTGAATGCAGTTGCACAGGATGTCATTGCTTCAATCCATGGTGTCATCTACAATATCCGTGAAAGCATAAAATTCATAAAAGCTTCTCCTAGTCGTGAGGAAAAGTTTGCTGAGATTGCTCTGCAGCTGGAGATCCCTAGTACCAAGACCCTTTGTCTGGATGTCACAACCCAGTGGAACACCACCTACCTGATGCTTTTGGCTGCCTTGGATTATAAGCAGGCTTTCACTACACTAGAAACATGTGATGATAACTACAATGAAGCACCTTCAGCTGAGGACTGGAAAAAAGTTGAGGCTGCCTGCAATTACTTGAAGCTGCTGTATGACTCAGCTCATAGCATCATGGCAGCAGCAAACCCAACTTCAAACATATTCTTCCATGAAGCTTGGAAACTTCAGCTAGAGCTGGCAAATTCCATAGGACATGAAGATCCAGTTTTCAGTGGCATTGCCAAAGATATGCATGAGAGGTTTGACAAGTACTGGAAAGATTGCAACCTCGTGTTAGCAGTTGCTGTTGTGATGGATCCACGTTTCAAGATGAAGCTTGTTGAGTTCAGTTACTCAAAAATTTATGGTATTGAGGCTGCAAAGTATGTTAAGGTGGTAAATGATTCGGTGCATGAGCTGTATAAGGACTATGTAGCACAGCCTCTCCCCTTAACACCGGCCTATGTTGAACAAGGGGAGACGACTAATAATGCAGCTGCCAATGGGAACAACCCTCGGGCAACTCAGCCATCAACTGGTGATGGTCTTCTAGACTTCGATATGTATCTTTCCGAGATTGCTACAAGCCAGCCGTCAAAATCTGAACTAGAGCAGTACCTGGATGAATCCCTCACTCCGCGTATCCAAGAGTTTGACATTCTGAACTGGTGGAAGCTTAACACACTCAAGTTTCCAACACTTTCGAAGATGGCTCGGGACATCTTGGCCATTCCAATGTCCATGGTAACCATAGGCAGCTCTATATTTTCTGCAGGAACAGGAAGCCATATGCTAGATGACTACAGAAGCTCACTTCGTCCGGAAATTGTGGAGGCGCTTGTCTGCACGAAAGATTGGCTTCAGTATACAACAACTGCATCTGAGACACCGAGTTCTGCGATTGTCAAGGCGGAGTAG
- the LOC100843824 gene encoding GRF1-interacting factor 1 has protein sequence MQQQHLMQMNQSMMGGYASPTTVTTDIIQQYLDENKQLILAILDNQNNGKVEECARNQAKLQQNLMYLAAIADSQPPQTASLSQYPSNLMMQSGPRYMPQQSAQMMSPQAQSLMAARSSMMYAQQQAAMSPLQQQQQQQAAAAQHGHGQQLGMSSGTTSGFNILHGEASMGGGGGGGAGNSMMSAGVFSDYGGRKEGSASQSADARGANSGAHSGDGEYLKGTEEEGS, from the exons atgcagcagcaacaccTGATGCAGATGAACCAGAGCATGATGGGGGGCTATGCTTCCCCTACCACTGTCACCACTGATATCATTCAGCAG TACCTGGATGAGAACAAGCAGCTGATCCTGGCCATCCTTGACAACCAGAACAACGGGAAGGTGGAGGAGTGTGCACG GAACCAAGCTAAGCTCCAGCAGAACCTCATGTACCTTGCCGCCATTGCCGACAGCCAGCCTCCGCAGACGGCGTCGCTGTCCCAG TACCCGTCGAACCTGATGATGCAGTCCGGGCCGCGGTACATGCCGCAGCAGTCGGCGCAGATGATGTCCCCGCAGGCGCAGTCGCTGATGGCGGCCCGGTCGTCGATGATGTACGCGCAGCAGCAGGCCGCCATGTCGccgctccagcagcagcagcagcagcaggcggccgccgcgcagcACGGGCACGGCCAGCAGCTGGGCATGTCCTCCGGCACCACCAGCGGCTTCAACATCCTCCACGGCGAGGCCagcatgggcggcggcggcggcggcggcgcgggcaacAGCATGATGAGCGCCGGCGTCTTCTCCGACTACGGCGGCCGCAAGGAAGGGTCGGCCTCGCAGTCGGCCGACGCGCGCGGCGCTAACTCCGGCGCGCACAGCGGCGACGGGGAGTACCTCAAGGGCACCGAGGAGGAAGGCAGCTAG
- the LOC104582479 gene encoding zinc finger BED domain-containing protein RICESLEEPER 2, translating into MGEPNGNDNTMVHDSEMGVGNEMIHGNEIVHGSEMIHGDEMVEGSGMVHDDEMMDGNEMVHGNDMIQVHDLIHGDDMVQVNDMVNGDEMVHGNELVSEVTPPALSRRRRKRSLVWEHFTIEPVPGEKACQRACCNLCNATFAYSSGTKIAGTSHLKRHITLGSCPTIKNQNRKSALPLAGGVTDNDGEGTVERPSKRRYRYTGFANATFDQDRSSSYLAKLIILHDYPLHIVQQPAFTAFTESLQPRFRVAGVDTMEEEVYAVYRKEKHNLLQALSTMAGRISLTIGLWTTSQTLGYVSLAGQFVDTEWKVHRRMLNFRMVSSPHSENALSEAISSCLTDWSMKEKLFTITLDNDCSSHDIYSANLRDYLSNKENLVLKGQLFVVRCYANILNAVAHDVIASIHGVIYNIRESIKFIKGSNAREVRFAEIALQLEIPGTKTLCLDITTEWNTTYLMLLAALDYSQAFTTMETCDDNYNESPSAEDWKKVDAACYYLKFLYDSAHSIMAAANPTSNLFFHEAWKLQLELSNAIAHEDPVFSSIAKEMHERFDKYWKDCNLVLAIAVVMDPRFKMKLVEFSYSKIYGMEAAKYVKVVDDAIHEIYKEYVAQPLTLTPAYVEQGEANKNVHASQNNNTVTLPSAGDGLLDFDKYLSEIAVSQPSKSELEQYLEEALTPRIQDFEILDWWKLNTLKFPTLSKMARDILAIPMSMVSRGSSIFSAATTGSRMLDDYRSSLRPETVEALFCTKDWLQYSPPPPPEASGSAAVKMV; encoded by the coding sequence ATGGGTGAGCCAAACGGCAATGACAATACAATGGTTCATGACAGTGAGATGGGTGTTGGTAATGAGATGATACATGGCAATGAAATTGTTCATGGCAGTGAGATGATCCATGGTGACGAGATGGTTGAAGGGAGTGGGATGGTCCATGATGATGAGATGATGGATGGTAATGAGATGGTCCACGGTAATGATATGATTCAAGTTCATGACTTGATCCATGGTGATGACATGGTTCAAGTTAACGACATGGTCAATGGTGATGAGATGGTCCATGGTAATGAGTTGGTCAGTGAGGTGACCCCACCAGCCCTATCAAGACGCCGGAGAAAGAGGTCACTAGTATGGGAGCACTTCACTATTGAACCTGTGCCTGGGGAAAAGGCATGCCAACGAGCATGCTGCAATTTATGCAATGCAACATTTGCATACAGTTCTGGGACAAAAATTGCAGGTACTAGCCATCTCAAGAGGCACATCACGCTTGGCTCATGTCCTACTATAAAGAACCAAAATAGGAAATCGGCATTGCCTTTAGCTGGAGGAGTGACTGACAATGATGGTGAGGGTACTGTAGAACGGCCTTCTAAGAGACGCTACAGATATACTGGCTTTGCAAATGCTACATTTGATCAAGACCGTAGCAGCTCTTATCTGGCGAAGCTCATCATTTTGCATGACTACCCACTTCATATTGTTCAACAGCCAGCCTTTACTGCCTTTACAGAGAGCCTACAGCCGCGTTTCAGGGTTGCGGGTGTTGATACAATGGAGGAAGAGGTGTATGCTGTTTATcgcaaagaaaaacacaacTTACTGCAAGCATTGAGCACTATGGCTGGAAGGATCAGCCTCACCATAGGATTGTGGACAACTAGTCAGACTCTTGGCTATGTTTCACTTGCAGGGCAGTTCGTTGACACAGAGTGGAAAGTGCATCGAAGAATGCTTAACTTCAGGATGGTGTCTTCTCCTCATTCAGAAAATGCACTTAGTGAAGCTATTAGCTCGTGCCTTACGGATTGGAGTATGAAGGAAAAACTATTCACCATCACACTGGATAATGATTGCTCATCACATGATATCTACAGTGCGAATCTGAGAGATTATCTCTCCAATAAGGAGAACCTCGTGCTTAAGGGCCAGCTTTTTGTTGTGAGGTGCTATGCCAATATCCTGAATGCAGTTGCACATGATGTCATTGCTTCAATTCATGGTGTGATCTATAATATCCGCGAAAGCATAAAGTTCATAAAAGGTTCTAACGCCCGTGAAGTGAGGTTTGCTGAGATTGCTCTGCAGCTGGAGATTCCCGGCACCAAGACCCTGTGCCTTGATATTACAACAGAATGGAATACCACTTACCTTATGCTGCTTGCTGCCTTGGATTATAGTCAGGCATTCACCACAATGGAGACATGTGATGATAACTACAATGAGTCCCCTTCTGCGGAGGACTGGAAGAAGGTGGACGCTGCCTGCTACTATTTGAAGTTTCTCTATGATTCTGCACATAGCATCATGGCAGCTGCAAATCCAACTTCTAACTTATTCTTCCATGAGGCGTGGAAACTTCAGCTAGAACTTTCAAATGCCATAGCTCATGAAGATCCAGTTTTTAGTAGCATCGCCAAAGAAATGCATGAGAGATTTGACAAGTACTGGAAGGATTGCAACCTTGTTCTAGCCATTGCTGTTGTCATGGACCCTCGTTTCAAGATGAAACTTGTTGAGTTCAGTTACTCCAAAATTTATGGCATGGAGGCAGCGAAGTATGTTAAGGTGGTGGATGATGCTATTCATGAGATTTACAAGGAGTATGTTGCACAGCCCCTCACCTTGACGCCAGCCTATGTTGAGCAAGGGGAAGCTAATAAAAATGTGCATGCCAGTCAGAATAATAATACAGTAACCCTACCATCTGCTGGGGATGGACTTCTAGACTTCGACAAATATCTTTCAGAGATAGCAGTAAGCCAGCCCTCAAAATCTGAGCTGGAGCAGTACTTAGAAGAAGCCCTGACGCCTCGTATCcaagattttgaaattctGGACTGGTGGAAGCTTAACACGCTTAAGTTTCCAACACTGTCGAAGATGGCCCGTGATATCTTGGCCATCCCTATGTCCATGGTGAGTAGGGGTAGCTCCATATTTTCAGCGGCAACAACCGGAAGTCGGATGCTTGATGACTACAGAAG